GCACAGGAGGCCCGCCACGCACGGGATGTACGTGGGTAGGGGAGGAGGGCGACCGGAAGCGTGACGTAGAAGGCAGATGGCGTACTTGGCCACGAAGACCATGGTGGAGAGAAGAGCGTGGACATCGTCAGGTTCTTCACGAGGGATTTCAAGACGTATGCTGGCCTGCAGGAGGAGAGCTCATcgttaacatttttcttgacaAACCTGTCCAGCGTTGCTGATAGGTAAACTAAGTAAAGCAGCTAACAGAAAATATGTGTTTCTAATCATCAATCGTTACGGGCATTGAGGATGGGAAAAGGAACAAGATACAGATTCAAATTCTGAAGGTGAGAGACGCTAATGCACAATAATAATTATGCGAACAGGGTATCCTACAagttgatgaaataaaaaatctcTAGTGAGAAGATGAGGAGAATGATGATTAATGCAACCGTGATAACGTCAGCGATGAGCAGAGAAGGGAGACAAGCCTGTTGTAGacctttttttcagaagattCCTTTTGAAAAGCACGACTGGTGTCAGGTGAATCGGCAGGTACAGTTTGGCAAAGCTGGGGAAACTGCGCAGGAAGTCCCTCAGCGCATGCGCTGTGCACGAACCCTCGTGGAGGCCTGCCTCGCTGCACGTGACGAAGCAGTTGCCGGGGGTGCGGAAGAGGGCGCTGGTGGTAGCCTccgtgtagtcacgtgaccacttcAGGACGGACAGGTAGTAGCCGCGCGGCAGGAGGGACGGGTAGCAGGCCACCCCTGTCACCGCCAGGGCGCACTCGGCGCAAAAGACGAGTATCTCCGCGTGTGGAATACCCTTCACGAGACCACGTGCTACGAGAGTTGTGGCCCCTGCCCCAAGAGCGCGGGCAGTGATGAAACAGGGTGAGGACCTTGTGATAGGAAGGACTGCTCACCGCAAGGCTGAGGCCAGCCAACCCTCCAGCCACGCCGTAGTTCCAGCcatcctttaataataattaaaaaaataaaagtaattagtTTATGTACACTATCTGGCCTCAAagaaagttaaaacaaaattctctcCTGTGTCACGCACATACGTAAACACTTGAAGCAGAACGGAGTACTGaacgacacacacacgaaagaaGTCGGAAGCACTTGTCCTGTGGAGTGTTAAAGTAATAAATGTCAAGAGCTGACTGTTcagaccatggatgtgtataggtggatcgCTGTtagccaagaccaacgcttagcctcttgcgaagttctctgctgttagtcttggcgagcctaaacaatgtatgtgactaaaccggaagctttgtatacaccagcctcgttttagtagctaactggaaaaaatcgtctacaagcagacaagtaatacaagttcgtggttcaGACT
The sequence above is a segment of the Pomacea canaliculata isolate SZHN2017 linkage group LG6, ASM307304v1, whole genome shotgun sequence genome. Coding sequences within it:
- the LOC112567277 gene encoding LOW QUALITY PROTEIN: uncharacterized protein LOC112567277 (The sequence of the model RefSeq protein was modified relative to this genomic sequence to represent the inferred CDS: inserted 1 base in 1 codon; deleted 1 base in 1 codon) — encoded protein: MSGDEKRVMEDDEDDVPLETWLLAEARSFARRFVTSFIKGAAVCAGATTFSALMKNPFRNRVPNVWTNLVRADSMRFATFLGLYPSLYHLTVSALHRYRKRKDGWNYGVAGGLAGLSLAVSSPSYHKVLTLFITARALGAGATTLVARGLVKGIPHAEILVFCAECALAVTGVACYPSLLPRGYYLSVLKWSRDYTEATTSALFRTPGNCFVTCSEAGLHEGSCTAHALRDFLRSFPSFAKLYLPIHLTPVVLFKRNLLKKRPAYVLKSLVKNLTMSTLFXSTMVFVAKYAICLLRHASGRPPPLPTYIPCVAGLLCGLAILWERPSRRKELIMFMTPQILSMLWTLVERSCPKRRLHVPHGLSLLFAAAMAVVMHAYERDPPSLSMLMSGMLRFFVGERREKGPGSPKNKSVFLRWENEERKVA